The genomic DNA CCTCCAATTCTTTCTTCGTTGGCCTCTGcacgcgaaaaagaaaaaggttaatcgattaatcgacGTGACACGACGCAGTGTCGGAATTTAACCTCTTTGCGCTCCAACGGCGACTCTCTTGAATTCGAACAGCGACAATATTTATTCACgcacgattttttttagaataagagTTCTTCACGTATAATTTTGTGAGGTATTATCTCAAATTAAATCGTGATTCGatggaaagagaaatattattttcaaagtttttcagTTTTGTAAAACATGGAAAAATGAGATTCGAGCAAGAAATTtgaatggaaatgaaataagtataggaaaataagaataatagtgAAAGCAATAGTTCAAGCGAAGGTTTCGtggaagaatattataatttgtaaaaatctgCAAGtatcttcgaatattaatGAACCATTGggttcttttaaaatttttatttcttaccgatgaatttattaataaaatagcgcgcggaacgataaataattatgctaCGAAAAAATATCACAACAATACAGACTTTCTTAATacgtaaaaacaatattaaaatataaaaattttacacggTTAATTCGTGCGTGAAGTCGTTTCAAGTTCGCCGTAAGGAACGAAGAGCGCAAAGAGTTAACATCGATACCTACGATCTCGTATATCTGTTGCAACGCCTCCAAGTTGATCACGCTCGTGTCCAAATTGTAAACGGCGTTCTCGACCTCGCAGAAATCCACGCGCAAGCTCTTCTCCAATATACCGACCGTCTTGGACCGCTTCGAGTCGAGGATCTTGGCAGGCTGCACCTTAGACGGCCTCGTGGCCTCGTCCGTTCTTTTCACCGGTTTTCTTGACGCGGTTACCTGACGCGAGAAAAGGCCGGCGAACTCTTTCATGTCCaagtttttctcttcctccagCTCCGCCCACAGCGGGATCTGCGAGCAAACGACGAGCAAACGGtcgataaataaacaaaccccGCTACTCCCCTCCCCGAACCCAGTAAGAGCGAGCACGAGATAAAGGGAAATTACGTGCACGTGCGAGTCCGTAACATCGGTGGAGCCACCACGCTCTGTCGGTACTACAGGGACCAAAATCCTCGTCCAGTAAAGAGGTTTCATAGGGACCTCGGGGCAGAGCGGCTCCTTCCTCATACCTgaatgaaacgaagaagaagaaaaggggggAATGAGAGATTGTTTCGAATCGACGAAGAAACAACGAACGAAGTTTATTCAACGcttgttatttcttatttccatttttctttgtcCCGTTACTCACACGCTCTGCTAGCCGGGTTCCAACCTCCGTGCGGAGGTGCGGGCAAAGGACTCGGTCCTTGCGACGATCCTTGACTCGCCGCCcctggcggcggcggcggaggCGGAGGGGGCGGtggctgctgctgctgcccGCCGGCGAAAACGGACGGCGGCGGAGGCGGCGGGGGCGGAGGCACGCCGATCATGGGCGTCGGCGGCGGAGGCggaggcggcggcggcggcggcccaCCGCCCGCGGCCGAGGACTGCGTCGGGGGCGGTGGGGGCGGCGGAGGCGGGGGCGGAGGCGGCGACGCCGCGCGCAGTCCGATCGAGGCGGAcgaggcggaggaggagggcgggggcgggggagggaggggcggCGGGGGCGGGGGCGGCGGAATGGGGGAGGCGAGGGAGGGCGGCGGGGGCGGGGGAGCGGCGGCGGGGCACGGGTGCGGCACCGGGTACCTCTGGGCGGAGGGCGAGGGGGACGGGGGAGGCGGGGGCGGGGGCGGAGGGGCGGTCGGGGCGGCGCGCAGCGCCTGGGTGACGGGGTGCAGGGACGGAGGGGGCGGAGGGGGCGGAGGAGGCGGCGGGACCGCGGCGGCGGAGGGGGTGGGAGTGGGGCCGGAGGACAGGGAGGAGGTTAGGGAGGCGGCGGACGCTCGTTGCGAGGGGAGGGGCGGCGGGGGCGGGATGGGGAAGGAGGGGGGCGAGGTGGACGATTTGTTGAGGGAACGGAAGTCTAGGAAGGGCGAGGGCGGGGGCGGCGGGGGAGGCGGCGGCGGGGGCGGGGGCGGAGGCGGGGGCGAGGCGAGTTGCGGCAGAGGCGAGGGCGGCAGGGTGAAGGACAATCGGCCGAGCGGTGGTCCTCGAGTTGCGGTGGCCGGGTCCTTGGAGGCGGCATCGTGGGTGGCTGGCGAACTTGGAAGTGGGTCCGGAAGCGTCGCCGACGGGGACGTTTGCGTGGATTTACCTTGAGTGCTACTCTTTCCCGCATTTTTGGCGAACTCTCGTAAACGTTCGAGTTCCTGTTTCAGTAACTCCTTCTCGGAGTCGCGTCGCCCGTTGCCGGAAACCCGGTCGGAAGTTAAGCCGAGGGAGACGGATGGCGTACTGTCCCCGTACTCGCACGAATCTTCCTGAAAACGGGTGAAAGTTGGAGTTTGATTTAGGGTTAGACGGAGGAGGCGGTGAAGGTTGGGtgatatcgatcgaattgtTACCGCGAAATCCTTGTTCCGGGCGACGCCGTCGATTGTGATCGAGCCGATGATACCGTCCGAGACGAGGCTGGAATATATTCTGGACGCGAATTGCTCGACTTCGGCCTCCGTGAGTATCGACTTCAATTGGTCCGGGAGGGCCGAGATCAACGTGCCAACGATTCGTCTCTCTGAAAGTGTGGACGAAATATCTAAATGCTTTCGTTGTGCTTCTCTTCGTCTGTTAATTTTCCTCCAATGTAATCTCACCcgatcgttcgtttcgaaatcaaGCAAAACTCGAAGAAACGAGACAAACATCGAACCTGTGCAATTCTCACTGAACGAGTACGATTTAACGACAAGCTCGTTTCTGGCTTCGACGCCATCGCAGTCTTCCTCTAGCATCTAGCTCTTATCCGCGCACCTCTTATCCGATCCCTGaagttttttttccaatttcaagaTCGAGGCATGATCGATTCACGTCGACGAGCTCAACAATGGATTCACTTTCCCTCGTTGCTTTCTACGCTCGTCCACCACAAATTTTGCGAATGCCTCGCGATAACGTTTGATCTCAGAGTTAACCTCTGACAATagtgatataataattgccAATCGTATAACcaaaataatttctccttAACCGAAATGATATGCTCCTTTTTGTTGCAACGACCAGCTACGATCCGAAAGAAACGCCACTCCGATGGCTTTCAACGTCATGTTGAAAAGCTCGAGTTGAATTTTTTACCGATTTCCCGGAGAAATTTTATGCGAGAAACGAGGGCGTAATCATCGTTGGACGATGAAAACACGAACGCGACGCGTGGCGAATTACGCCTCCTCGATAAATCTTATCGCGTTCCTTATCGAAATGAGACGTTATATATCATGGATGAGTGTACATAGGTATTCGGTCTTTGATCTATGTTAAACTCGTGGATTGTTCGTATACAAAAGTAGAGCAAATATTTGGTGGAATTTTATCTCGTATCTTGAAGTTGcgcggaaaaattaattcgattcggTCGAAAAAGTTAACGTTAACGTCGATCGATTTATCATGATGCATTCTTTGATAGATATTCCCATGCATTACGCGTATCGGATTTTTCGATCGCTACGAATAGTAGCCAAACTCGTATATGAATTGCAAcagattaaataaagaaagtaataaggttaatgaaatatttgaaatcgtCTCTGCGAAACAACTATAGACAAAGAGAAGAGATAAGGAGAAAAGAATAGAGATAGAGAATTACTCGTTAACACCATCTTTCTAATATCaaagatacttttttaaaaaatcattcttctaaaaatatccGAGAGATGGTGCCACTATCCAATTCTTATTCTAACCTaccttatatttttgatattcaaaaaataatttttattctatcgagaataaatattacaaaatgattacaatcgataaataatttgcaaaaataatttatagaattaagaaaactgttgaaaaaattaaaattgaaaattgtttaaaattacaaaataaatcgcAATATATAAGtgcagaaaataatattttatagacaaatacgtaaaattttataaaaattttagagaatttcgaagaatttgacatcattttcaagaattttctttcaatcaaaacaaataaagaaaaatgtaaataaataaaccacTGTTTGCAAacaaaaggaaattttaacattcgaaaccaaaattttaaaaaatttttgtaaataaacattgaaattgtaaataaacaaagaagaatgtaaatataaataagcaaaaatgtaaacaaacaaatttttgtttgtaaaCATGTTTGCAAAAATCGaagcttaaaaatataaatttttaaaaaattataagaaatgaaattcgatgtcatttctaaaagtttttgaaataagttaaataagttcggtcgataaattaaatagctACTAAAAATCGTTTCAGAgatcagcgccatctcgcCGAAGCTCCAATTTGCTAGTAGCATAACAGAATGTACGAGGAGGTGTGCGAGATCGCAGACAAGAAAAGCAATATTATACGAAAAGGACAGAGAGCATCTGCcaccattttaaaaataccgcagacaaaattcattaataactcGTTTTCtactaaaaatttcaacactTTTAAGTTCACATCTCGCAATTAGAACTCCAGTCAAATTTctcgtatcaattttaataccaAATTCTacgcaattaattaattattaacgattaacgCGTCATAGGTTCTGATACATCGATAAcgccatattgaaaattcatcaacaattctttttcttactgaatatttcgatattcttaAGATACGAGAAACTTGGCTGGAATTCTAGCTGCAAGATgagaaatgatgaaattttcagtagaaaatgttttattaatgaattttcaatatggcgTCATCGATGTGTTAGAATCTACGAGGCGTTactcgttaataattaattaattaagaaaaatttcgcatCAAAATTGACACGAGAAACTTGGCTGGAGTCCTAGTTGCAACATTCGAGCTTGAAAGTGTTGAAATTCTTAGCGGAggatgaattattaatgaattttctatttgacGTCCTCGAAATGAGAGAGCTCTCCGTCCTTGTCGCACAATGTTGCTTTCCTTCTCACTTCGAATACCTCTTCGCGTATTCTGCTACACTAATAACGAATCGAAGCTTCTGTgatccaaacgcgagatggcgttgatcttcgaaactttttaGAAACTCTCTCACTTATCGACAAAACGTAAAATTCaacgattttaatgaaatttaaagaaacgaaCGATTCGAATCTATAATTCtacgtaatttaaaaatcattcaagCAAAAATCTACGAAGACTGCAGAGATGAACGAAACaagaaaggagaaatattTGCTTGTACGTGCTATATACGTGTTTTTAATTCGTATATAACGAAACATGTTGTAATAAAATAGCAATTTGTagggaataaatttttgtacgaatataaaataatatgcgtAAGAATGTAAATACGTGCACGCATAGATtctgttgaaatttttaatcaatataggCAGGCTAAGAAGAcaataaagttaataagaAACCATTTCATGGGTTTGTATAGATTCTGTAAATACAGAAGGACAAGGCATCTTAAGAATAAGGCATCTCCAATACCGTAAATGAAATGTGTACATAGAAAGGGCAGAAAACAATGAGGTAAGTaagtattatatagaaatatagcgTCTGCGCTATCTCTTAAATAACTAAGACATCTCTGACACGAAAGTAGGGTAGAATAGAGCGTTCAAAAGATGGCGCTGcggtcaatttttttttttttttttaccctaTTTTACTCTGCCTTGAAAGAAACGTATTCGTATGAATAGAACGTAATGATGAATTCTTATCTATTCTTCTCCCATTTCCCTATCACTCTTTATACCCTTCTTTTTACTCTATCTATCATTATTTGCTATATCCGTCTTTATACTTGCTTTCGATCACAGATAAAATACGTGTAATGTACTTTGAACGTATTCTCATTATTCTGAAACTATATTATCTTTCCtactttaatgaaatatcacaaaaatttttacacaaatatacttgcaataatttatactcACAcctacaagaaaaataatttattattccactAATTATCGCAatcttgaaattcaatttccatCAATTCCAATCCTGTTCTAACCCAAATTGAAGATAaactaaaaattgaaaaatccaaCGAACATTAGATTCCATTCTCCGATGATACATTTCTTTCCCGTTTTGCCGATCGATCCTAATCATTTCAACAGCATGCAACAACAGCAGCTTACAAATCACTTTAATCACGTTAAATAAAACGACTTTCACGGATGGCTTGCTTCGAAACACTCTCGTTTCCCAGTCCTCGACatcgattattcgaagaaCGAAAAGAGGCTTACCGAAAAGCGGGgacacggaggaggaggaggagggttcgACCCTCTGTTGATTTCTCGCGATCGACGGCGTCCTCGCAGCCTCCTCTTTCGCGGCGATCGCGGCCAGCTCCTCGGGATCCGTGAACACGCTGTCGCTCGACGATTCCTGACTCGGTGGCATCGACAGCTCAGCAACGACCATGCACTTGTTGGCCAACCGCCACGAATCCGTGACCAGAAGCGTGGGCTCCTGCTTCTGCACCTGATCCGTCCTTCCCTCCTTCATCGTCCTCGCTTCGTCCTTCTTGGAGGAGGCCTCTGTCGTCCCTCCGGATtcatcctcctcccttccaccCACCTTCTCGATCCCGATCGATCCCTCCTCCCGCGTGCCACTCTTTTCTCCCGACGGAGAATCCTGCCTCGCATCCTGAGGGCTGACCTATTCGAAAAGGGGAGAAGGTAGATGTTACAAGTTatggaatattctttttccttttttttggaCGACAATTATGTACGTCTTTGAACATATGATCGTTCGAGATCCCAatccatttaaatattaaggtTAGGAGAGAGGTCATCGTAGAATGTGCTATCTCGTTCGAAAACTCGATGATCTCCTTTCGAGGCGAGGACTCTGTTTAAGGGACGGCAAGACGCGGATAGGAACGCGTGTGTCATCGTGCGTCAAACGTGCGCCGTTGTTGAATCGCCCGAACGTGGCGTCGGCCAAGCCAGCCAGCCAGTCACCCAGCACTGCGGTTAACTGCACTTCCGTCAACTGTCAAAACACacatcccctccccttccttccaACTCTCGGCCAATTTCAcgcaattttctttcgaaacgaagatcgcgagtaatgatataataaatttgaaaaaggaaaatttcaaagtacCTTCCTCTCCGCGGTGGAGGCAGGCGGTTTCGGTGCTTGCCTCTTCTGAGTGAGCCTCTTCTCCGCCTGTCTGGATACCTCCTGCTCCTGCTTCCTTCCAACCGTCTCCTCGTccgcctctcctcctcctcctccatcctcGGCCTCCACGTCCTCCAGGCCATCCTCCGACGACGCGGTGCTCGCACCACCTTtacccttcctccctctcctcctcccgtcGCTCTGCAGGTTGCCCATCGCGTTGGACGACGAGGATTCCTCGAGACGACGATGGGAGAAGGTGGCGGCGGCGGTCGGGCTGGACGAGGGCAGAGGAACGGGCGCGGGCCTCGCGAACGCGGCCCTCGCGTAGAACACTCTGAACGTGTTGATACAGAAGCGGGCTATGCCGCGCATAGCCTTCGGACCTGGCCGCTGCGGCGCCACTGTCGCGGCTGCGCCCTCCATCCCGCCCCCTCGGTCGATACGCCGCTCGCCCTCGACCCACCGTTACCCCCGGCGGTACGCGCCAGTCGTCGCCCGCCTTCTCCCCGGCGCCGTTCGCCTCGCGCTCGCGGAACGATTCTCACCGGCTCCTCGATCGCTCGTCGGGGAGGAGAAACACGGAGGGACACGCGCCGCCACACTCGTCCCTCGTCTCATATCCTTTCTCGATcgtacgtgtgtgtatatatgtatgtttgtATGTATGGATGgatatatgtgtatacgtgagagggagagaggaactGTTCTTTTCTAGTTGGATTTTTCGAGCATTTTATAGTGGAGAggatatgtttaattttgatgaattgtggagagagagagagaggatgagGGTGGATCGGcgtgtaaattataatagtgtAAAGTATAGCGTCTTGTTATATTTGTTACGGGGCCGGTTATCGATCGATGTTTACCGGCCGTTACAGTGGCGAGTGAGGACGCTTCGTTCGTGAACGACGGGTCGATTCGTTGCCTGCACGAGAATGGTAGTAACAAGTTTTCGTGGATTACTCCAATTCCATTCGAGTGATATTCTCTTCTGTTTCTTCCTTCGTCGTTCGAGGTTTGTCGGCCGAGCTCTTCCTGTGAAAGAGCTTctggtggaaaattttttgtaataccGACGGGAGGATACGCGACGAGAGATACGTTGAACGATGGTTTTTGGAACCGTTGAAATTCACTCGTTTCTctgtcacttttttttttctatctctggAAATTTACGCACGAGCGAACGAAACTAGCGTAGCGTACGACGATACTAAGGATATAAACACAGGGAAGGGGAACTGTTTTGCATCGAATCGTCGTCGTTCGAAATGCGCAAGCTCGTGCAATCGGGACGCGAGGGGAGAGATATTCTCGGTGAAGGATTATCGATGTGTACGTTTTCGTTTCTGATAATAATCGGGGTGACTTTCAACAAGCCCGAATTTTGGTTGCTTCGATCGCTCGTTTGATTATCGTTTGATTATCGTTTGATTATTCCCGAAGATAAGTTTCGATCGGGTCGGGTGGGGGATCGGGTTTCCGAAAGGAGCAATAACGAGAAGATTGtcgttttatcgtttattttatatcgcaacataaaatttgtacaaataataattcgtaataatatcGTAACTATAATGGacgataattgatatatatatatatgtgtcgatcgatatatatcaatttcaaatttgcaCGCGACACGCATGCGGCGGACGTGATGCGCGCGCATCGCGACGCTTTGAGCGTCCCCTGTCGACGCGCGTAGAGCACGCGCTGCACGCGTAGAAATCACTCCGACCGACACTCGGTATGGCAGGGACCTTGTTCGACGATGCGTATCTTCTCGCGGTAACGCTTCCGTTCCCGGAAACGGTAAAATCTATTTGGTCGGgaggtcggtcggtcggtcggtcggtttGTCGTTGAAAACGGCGGAAGAACGGTGATTTCCAATCGCTTCCGGAGACGATGTAGTAGCGGTCCAAGATGTATCGAGAAACGGCCGAGAATCTACTCGGAGacgtattctttttatttcgtccTGTcgcgtttttaaaattgtagataaaatttgaatatatatatcaactagaagaaagaaacgcatggatgaaaaatcgaatcggaaacgaataaaaaaatgaaaaaaagacgaAAAGGAATTTCTAATAGCAGCGAATAAAGAAGACACCGTCCCGCGGTCGATAAAAAAGCTCGCCCGTTCTCCCCcagacgataaaaaaaaagaaatcatcttCGTAACTCGGCGAAGAAATGAGATCACAAGTCGAAAGGAACGAACACGATCGGCtggtccttttttttttctttctatcctcctctctttctcctttctctcctttatCCCTATATATCTCTGCGGCCTCTCCTAATAGCGCGCGTACATTTTGACACGAGTACTAGAACACGAATTGAAACacgattttcgtcacgaacgTCGACGGCGTTCGCAAGAGCGGTACAAAAATAAGAACTTCAACGAAGGTCGCTACATTACGCGATATTTCTAAAACGCGCCGCGTTAATACTACGAAATTAAAGGAGCGCACGGATGCGCGAGACAAGAAATATCCTTTCAACGTTAAAAGCGTAGCTATCGTTAGTTCGGATTGGAACCGCGATAGTGAATTCTCGCGGTTTTCTAACGCGAGACACGGGCAACGGCGTCACAGAGGCCACCGAGTATTCCACTTTCTCTTCGCTTAATCGTCCTTCTCCCCTCGTGCGTACACGTGCTCGTACGGGAACACGTTACGGAACGAAAGGAGAACGAGGCTGTTGGAATTCTACGTTGGAATCCTTCGGGCCCTGTCCACGACACGACCACGCGTCCCACTTCGGTTAAGTACTGATACGTTTACCGTTATTTACAACAGACGAACGTTCGAAAACGTTGCAGTCGggcgaaatcgatcgatcgtgcgcgcgcgcgtgcacgTATCGAATTGCCGCCACTGTCGAACGTCAGACTTATTGCTTAAGTTACTAAAAGCGCGTCACGGCGCAGTCGAGTTATGGTACATGACATACAGAAAAATGTCCCCCGATCGCGGGGATCGTCGCTCGAGTCGACGGTATCGTCCacgatataaaaaagtataaaatgcgTAAACGCGTCGAAACTCGAACGTGAGCGATCGAATTCCGTTAGAATCGTCGAGACACGTTCGAGCCCCGACGTTACACGTAAATACACACGACGAATTACATACGTCGatattttctcctcttttctctctctctctctctttctcccctcctctttttcgTCTTCTCCAACTTTGTTCCTCGAAATGTTTATGGCCTCTTATGGCATCGCGTCAGCCTTTATGCGAGAATTATCTTCTCCCAAGACTCGATCGTTCATCTTTGTCGCGACTTACTTACACGctacttaaatataatacacaaaTCGAACGATATTATCGATCGTCGAGAAACGAgtttctcccttctttttttttttttccttttttcattcttttttctttttttttttcctccccctcctccctttcctcttcttccaaaCGACCAGCCGCCCTTTAACTTTCACAATTGTTCCGACAAAATGATCACTCGAAGCGTTTGGATCCCGTCGTTGTCCGCGAAATCGTCGGCCCTCTTCGAGGATTCCCCGTCCTTCAAAGGGTTCCTCGTTGGCCCGTGCTCGCACCCCTCCGCTTCCGCCCTCTCCTCTTCAGGCTCCTCCGATCCTTTCccatcctcctctcctctcttcgtcCCCCCCAACGCGGACACCGCGACCGTGGTCGTGGACGTGGTCACGGTACTCGCGATCGCTCTGTTCGAAGGAACGCTCGGACTTCCCTCGAACTCCGAGTACGCGGTCCCCCCTCGAACCTCGAATGGGAAATCGCCGCGGGTCTCGTTATATCTCGCCGACGCTCGACGATCGTTCCTTCCTTGAACGAGCCTCGACAATCGTTCCAAAGTTCGCGCCCTCGCCTCGCAATTCTCTTGCGATTGAAACGTTGCCCCGCAACCTTGGGGAACGTCGTTGCTCGAGGAGGACTCGATCCTCGAGCGGAACTCGCGCTCGAAACTCTTCAACTTCGGTTGCGTACCGACCACGATCGAATTGCCACCGTCCCCGAACGTGATCGGTCCCGTCGGATCGGGCAACGTCTCGCGACGGGGGTCACGCTGCTCTCTTCTCTCTTGCTCCGTCCTCGGCACGTTGCTCCTTGCGACGCACCCGTTCTTGCTTTCCGGCACCGGGTCCAATTGCCCGAGGCGCTCGAAACGGCGAGGCGACAACACCCCCGGATTCGTGCCGAATCTGACCGATCCGAGGCCGCCCCTCGTTTCCGCCCCCGCGACGCCCAACAATCCCGACTTGTCGATGCGGCGCACCGCGGGCGGCGGCGGCGAGGCGCCGTCCGGATGATCGCCGTCGTACGGCGACCTGCCTCGCGGATGGGAGGCGCGTCGCGCGGGACACGGATGGTCCGTGGtggggggga from Apis mellifera strain DH4 linkage group LG4, Amel_HAv3.1, whole genome shotgun sequence includes the following:
- the LOC726681 gene encoding LOW QUALITY PROTEIN: formin-2 (The sequence of the model RefSeq protein was modified relative to this genomic sequence to represent the inferred CDS: substituted 1 base at 1 genomic stop codon); translation: MEGAAATVAPQRPGPKAMRGIARFCINTFRVFYARAAFARPAPVPLPSSSPTAAATFSHRRLEESSSSNAMGNLQSDGRRRGRKGKGGASTASSEDGLEDVEAEDGGGGGEADEETVGRKQEQEVSRQAEKRLTQKRQAPKPPASTAERKVSPQDARQDSPSGEKSGTREEGSIGIEKVGGREEDESGGTTEASSKKDEARTMKEGRTDQVQKQEPTLLVTDSWRLANKCMVVAELSMPPSQESSSDSVFTDPEELAAIAAKEEAARTPSIARNQQRVEPSSSSSVSPLFERRIVGTLISALPDQLKSILTEAEVEQFASRIYSSLVSDGIIGSITIDGVARNKDFAEDSCEYGDSTPSVSLGLTSDRVSGNGRRDSEKELLKQELERLREFAKNAGKSSTQGKSTQTSPSATLPDPLPSSPATHDAASKDPATATRGPPLGRLSFTLPPSPLPQLASPPPPPPPPPPPPPPPPPSPFLDFRSLNKSSTSPPSFPIPPPPPLPSQRASAASLTSSLSSGPTPTPSAAAVPPPPPPPPPPPSLHPVTQALRAAPTAPPPPPPPPPSPSPSAQRYPVPHPCPAAAPPPPPPSLASPIPPPPPPPPLPPPPPPSSSASSASIGLRAASPPPPPPPPPPPPPTQSSAAGGGPPPPPPPPPPPTPMIGVPPPPPPPPPSVFAGGQQQQPPPPPPPPPPPGAASQGSSQGPSPLPAPPHGGWNPASRACMRKEPLCPEVPMKPLYWTRILVPVVPTERGGSTDVTDSHVHIPLWAELEEEKNLDMKEFAGLFSRQVTASRKPVKRTDEATRPSKVQPAKILDSKRSKTVGILEKSLRVDFCEVENAVYNLDTSVINLEALQQIYEIRPTKKELEDIKAFEAANPDVPLDQPEIFLKRLADINHFTERIACLMFQAEFQDAISNVSSKLTNLRSTCDFLRNSSSLKRVMALILTFGNYMNGGNRTRGQADGFGLEILGRLKDVKSNVAGVTLLHYIVRARLAQEKDHNFDEPLPLPIPEPADMEAASTINFENLSAELDRLKNELEGCVEKCDAVVEADPDSSAPFKEKMDAFFREARAELANEQQALLEARGKFKAVMQFYQYKPKGTNLDAADPNAFFSLWLGFCQDFKDIWKKEQQRIKKERMEEMKKKYENKTKVEKLKLSATGLKARLQKLSRKXKREKKEEKKNIYIRR